The Streptomyces sp. NBC_00335 DNA window TCCTGTCAGCACCTGGGCGGGGGTGACTTCCCCGACGTCCCGCGATGGCCCCGACGGCTGTCAGTGCCGGCTGCTTTGATCACGACCATGACCATCTACGACGTGACCCGCGCGCTGCCCGACATCGAGACGCTGCGCGACCGCTGCCGGGCGATGGCGGCGCTGGAACTGGTGATCAGCGGCGAGGAGGACGACGGCTACTTCGCCTACGACCCGGAGTGGGGCCCGGGCGAGGAAGTGGCACTGATGGACAACGGATCGGGCGACGACTACGCGATCGTCTTCACGGCGGACGGGGTCTTCGGGCACGGCTTCGACCACGAGTCGGTGATGAGCCCGTGGGGGGACGACGAGGCGAGGCTGTGGCCGGGCCTGACCGACGGCATACCGGAGGCCTTCCGGCCGTACCTGACGGAGCCGGCGTTCTGCGTGGACGGCGTGTTCAACGCCACCGCGGTCTTCTGGCGCGAGACCGGCGACGCGCAGTGGCGTACGGGCAAGGTGGAGTTCCCGGAGGGCAAGTCCGACCCGGACGGCGCGGACTACCTCTTCGAGCTGCTCGTGGCGGGCACCCCGGAGGCCTACCGCGACTTCGCCGAGGACTACTACGAGACGGACCTCCCGCTGGAGGCGATCCGCCACGTGTGGGAGCTGCGCCCGCTCACCCAGGCGGTCGTGGACGCCCTGAACCCGGGCCTTCCGCTGGCGGCGGTGGCGCCGAGGGTGGCGCGGGCGGGGTATCCGGGGGTGTGAGGGGGGCCGCCGACGGCGGCCCCGGACACCGGAAAGTTCTTCGCTGAGGGGTCGGGGCGATGTGTAGAGTGAAGGCGATTCCGTGCCTTGCGCAGAGTCACCACGCCTCCTTAGCTCAGTCCGGCCAGAGCAACGCACTTGTAATGCGTAGGTCGTCGGTTCGAATCCGACAGGGGGCTCCATCCCAGGTCGGAAGCTTGTCGGCCCAGGGGATTCGTGCAGAGGCGAAAAGGCCCCGGGTGATCACCCGGGGCCTTTTCGCATGCCCTCAGTGGCGGCCCGAGATGCGGTCCGCCAGGCGGGCCAGGGGGGTTGTCGTCGGGGTGTGGGTGGTGGATTCCCGGCGGTCGGCCTCGCGGTAGGCGGCGTAGAGGGCCTGGACGCCCAGCCAGCGGAAGGGTTCCGGTTCCCAGCGGCGGACTCGGTGGTTGACCCAGGGGAGGGTCGTGAGGTCCGTTGTGGCACCCAGGACCAGGTCGCGGAGGGTGCGGGCCGCGAGGTTGGCCGTGGCCACGCCGGAGCCCACGTAGCCTCCGGCCCAGCCGAGGCCCGTCGTGGCGTCGAGGGTGACCGTGGCGCACCAGTCGCGGGGGACGCCCAGGACGCCCGACCAGGCGTGGGTGATCTCCACGCCGGTGAGGACCGGGAAGAAGGAGGTGAGGAGGTCGGTGAGGGACGTGATCGTCGCGGGCTGGGTGCGGCCGTCGTTGTCGGTGCGGGAGCCGTAGCGGTAGGGGACGCCGCGGCCGCCGATGGCGATGCGGTCGTCGGCCGTGCGCTGGGCGTACATGTAGGCGTGGGCCATGTCGCCGAGGGTGGAGGCGTCGGACCAGTTGAGTTGGGACCAGGTCTCCGGGGGGAGGGGGGCCGTGGCGATCATCGAGGAGTTCATCGGGAGCCAGGAGCGCTTCTGGCCCTTGAGGGCGGCGGTGAAGCCCTCCGTGCAGCGCAGGACGTACGGGGCGCGGACGGTGCCGTACGGGGTGAGGGCGCGGCGCGGGGCGATCTCCGTGACGGGGGTGGACTCGTGGATGACGACGCCGAGGCGTTCGCAGGCGGCGGCCAGGCCCTTGACCAGCTTCAGGGGGTGGATGCGGGCTCCGTGCGGGGTCCAGGAGGAGCCCACGGCGTCCGCGATGTTGATGCGGGCGCGGGTGTCGGTGGCGTCGTAGAGCTCGCGGTCCGTTTCGCCGAAGGCGAGTTCGGCGGTGTGGAAGGCCTTGAGGCGGGAGAGCTGGGCCGGGGTGCGGGCCACTTCGAGGACTCCGCCGCGGTGGATGTCGGCGTCGATGCCTTCCTTGGCGGCGGTGTCGATGACCTCGGTGACGGTCTCGTTCATGGCGTGCTGGAGGCGCTGGGCGGCGGGGCGGCCGTGGAGGGTGGCGTAGCGGTCGCGGCCGGCGATGCCGTTGTAGAGCCAGCCGCCGTTGCGGCCGGAGGCGCCGTAGCCGCAGAACTTCTGCTCCAGGACGGTGACGCGCAGGTCGGGGGCGGCGGTTTTGAGGTAGTACGCGGTCCACAGGCCGGTGTAGCCGCCGCCGACGATGACGACGTCGGCCGTGGTGTTGCCGGTGAGCGGGGCGCGGGGTGGGTGGGCGTGGGCGGTCTCGTCCGTCGCGTACCAGAAGGAAATTCCGCCGTTGATCGTCATGGGGGAGTTGGTACACGGGGTTGCGGAGGGGTGTCCAGCGGCGTGACGTCGTGTTTTGGGGGCTGAGGGGTGGCCGAATGGCTGATGTGGGCGGTGCGGATCCTTCTTAGGGTGGGGCGGGGATTTTGTTGGGTTTTTGTATGAGAGGTACTGGTTCGTATGGCGCGGGTTGTGGTGGCAGGACGGCTGGTCGCGGCGGTCGCGTCCGTGGCCCTGCTGGGCGGGGCGGTCGTCGGGTGCGGGTCAGGGACGGGCGGGGGAAAGGCCGTGGCCGCCTCCGAGGTTCCGGTGCGGACCAGTCCGATCGCCGGGCAGCTCGCGGGACTGCCCGCGGCGGTGGACGGGGCGAAGATCGTCGTGGGGAAGCCGGACGCGCCGCGCACCGCGCAGGTGCTGGTGGATCCCAAGTGCGGCCACTGCGCGCGGTTCGAGGAGGCCGGCGGGGAGTCGCTGCTGAAGCTCGCGGTGGCCGGTCAGGTGAAGATCGAGTACTTGTTGGCCTCGTTCCTGGACCGGGACGGGGCGAGCGGTTCGGTCAAGGCGGTCAACGCGCTGCGCGCGTCGGCGGACTCGGGGAAGTTCGCGGAGTTCCACGCGGCGGTCTTCGCCAGCCAGCCGAAGGGGAAGTTCACCGACGAGCTGCTCCTGAGGATCGCGGACCGGGTACCGGGGCTGCGCGGGGCTGAGTTCGATGCGGCGGTGAAGGACCAGAAGTACAAGGGGTGGGTCGCCGAGGCGGAGAAGGGCTTCGAGGCGACGGGTGCGCAGGCGACGCCGATGGTGCTGGTCGAGGGGAAGCCGGTGGGGTCGAAGGACGGGTCGCTCTTCGACGCGGGGGCGTTCGTGGGGGCGTTGAAGGGTGTCGGGATCGGGGCCTCGGCCTAGGCCTGGGCCCTTGCCTGGGCTTGGGCCTGGGCTTGGGCCTGGGCTTTGGCCTGGGCTTGGGTCTTGGCCGTCTCTTTCGGATCGCGCCCGGCCGCCGTCCGTGGGCTGCGGCCGGTGCGGCCGGTGTGAGGTGCTGGGAGGGTCGAACGGCGCTTCAGGTGGGTCCAATTGACGCTTGGTCAGGCGTGATCGAATTCGAGCTAGAGTAGGTGTTTCCAGCCAACGCGCGCTCCCCGGGGGGATCCTTGCGTCTCAAGTCCAGCCTCGTCGCCACTGCGGCAGCTCTGGCCGCCATCCTCACTCCGCTCGTCGCCAGCCCCGCGGCCGCGGCCGGGACGGTCAGCGATGAAAGCATCTCGACCAACGCCTACTACGGGCGGGCGGTCATCCAGTGGAGGATCAACCCCTACCGTCTCGACCCGATAGCGCTCATCGCCGAGGACCGTGCGACCGACGGCTACGTCATCGGCATCCGCCTCGTCACCGGGGGCGAAATCGGCAACAGGACCTGGGCGATGCGGACCGTGCCCACCGGCCAGACGCGTGCCGAGTGGCGGACGTACTTGGAAGCCGGCTGGATCGACTACGCCTACTTCCAGGTCTGCAAGATCAAGGCCGGCAGCGGCGCGATCGCGAGTTGCCATGACTCGAAGGTGATGCACAACCCGTTCGACGACTCCAACATGTCGTAGGGCGCGCGACGAGGGGGTGTCACCCGGATGCGGGTGACACCCCCTTTCGCATGTTCTCGACCGTCTGCCCGGGGCCGGCCGGTCCCCTTTAGGGTCGGGCCATGGACGGTGCGACGGCGGGTGGTTCGGGCGGCTCGGGTGACTCGGGTGACTCGGGCGGGAGCGGGTTCGGCGGGGTTCCCGCGCCGTTCGCGCGGGCGCAGGTGCGCGACAACGGGGCGGCCGGGCGGGCCTTCGTCGACGCGTTGCCCGGGCGGGTGGCCGCCTTCCTGGAGCGGTGGGAGCTACGGGTGACCGGGCCCGGGATGCACGGGGTGACGGCCCTGGTGCTGCCGGTGGTGCGGGCCGACGGGACGGCGGCGGCGCTGAAGCTGCCGGCGCTGGACGAGGAGAACGCGGGGGAGCCGCTCGCGCTGCGCGCGTGGGCCGGGGAGGGCTGCGTACGGCTGCTGGCGGACGATCCGGAGACCGGCACGCTGCTGCTGGAGCGCCTCGACGAGACCAGGCCCCTGTCGGCGCTGGCCGTACGGGATTCCAGGCGGGCGGTGGAGGTCGTCGGCGGGTTGCTGGCCCGGCTGACGGCGGTCCCGGCGCCGGCCGGGCTGCGACGGCTCGGGGACCTGGCGGCGGGGATGCTGGAGGAGGTGCCGGGGGCGCTGGAGCAGCTGGAGCAGCTGGGGGGCGACCGGGAGCGGAGGCTGGTCGCGGACTGCGCGGCGGCGCTCGCGGAGGTGGTGGGGGAGCCGGGGGACCGGCTGCTGCACTGGGACCTGCACTACGACAACGTGCTGGCGGGGGGGCGCGAGCCGTGGGTGGCCATCGATCCGAAGCCGCTCGCCGGTGATCCGGGGTTCGAGCTGCTGCCGGCGTTGGTCAACAACTTCCG harbors:
- a CDS encoding NAD(P)/FAD-dependent oxidoreductase, producing the protein MTINGGISFWYATDETAHAHPPRAPLTGNTTADVVIVGGGYTGLWTAYYLKTAAPDLRVTVLEQKFCGYGASGRNGGWLYNGIAGRDRYATLHGRPAAQRLQHAMNETVTEVIDTAAKEGIDADIHRGGVLEVARTPAQLSRLKAFHTAELAFGETDRELYDATDTRARINIADAVGSSWTPHGARIHPLKLVKGLAAACERLGVVIHESTPVTEIAPRRALTPYGTVRAPYVLRCTEGFTAALKGQKRSWLPMNSSMIATAPLPPETWSQLNWSDASTLGDMAHAYMYAQRTADDRIAIGGRGVPYRYGSRTDNDGRTQPATITSLTDLLTSFFPVLTGVEITHAWSGVLGVPRDWCATVTLDATTGLGWAGGYVGSGVATANLAARTLRDLVLGATTDLTTLPWVNHRVRRWEPEPFRWLGVQALYAAYREADRRESTTHTPTTTPLARLADRISGRH
- a CDS encoding DsbA family protein, with amino-acid sequence MARVVVAGRLVAAVASVALLGGAVVGCGSGTGGGKAVAASEVPVRTSPIAGQLAGLPAAVDGAKIVVGKPDAPRTAQVLVDPKCGHCARFEEAGGESLLKLAVAGQVKIEYLLASFLDRDGASGSVKAVNALRASADSGKFAEFHAAVFASQPKGKFTDELLLRIADRVPGLRGAEFDAAVKDQKYKGWVAEAEKGFEATGAQATPMVLVEGKPVGSKDGSLFDAGAFVGALKGVGIGASA
- a CDS encoding aminoglycoside phosphotransferase family protein, which translates into the protein MDGATAGGSGGSGDSGDSGGSGFGGVPAPFARAQVRDNGAAGRAFVDALPGRVAAFLERWELRVTGPGMHGVTALVLPVVRADGTAAALKLPALDEENAGEPLALRAWAGEGCVRLLADDPETGTLLLERLDETRPLSALAVRDSRRAVEVVGGLLARLTAVPAPAGLRRLGDLAAGMLEEVPGALEQLEQLGGDRERRLVADCAAALAEVVGEPGDRLLHWDLHYDNVLAGGREPWVAIDPKPLAGDPGFELLPALVNNFRAREVRWRFEALAEVVDADRERARAWTLGRVLQNCLWDVEDGDRPAEVQLRVAESLLGRDGGRGGRGGS